The genome window CCCAAGTACTTCCTCCTAGTATGGAggttactggtggctcagtggtaaagaatctgcctgccaatgcaggagatgcaggtttgatccctgggtcagatagatcccctagagaaggaaatagctacccactccagtattcttgcctggaaaatcccatggctagggaagcctggtgggctacagtccatggggttgcaaaagagttggacatgacttagcaactaaacagcataACAACAGCCCTTCAGGCAGGGCCTCTCAGGGCCAGGCTGATCCATCTACTCCATGACCATGGGCTGGGACCCGTCTCTCCTCGGTGTTTTCTCCCCAAGTGGAAGATTCCTACTGAGTCTCTTTGCaggtggggtggtggtgagggagTTAGATTGCAGTTGGAGCTCCAGGAAGGggactgcctctccctctctccccagggaGCAGCAGAAGGCCCGGGAACGTCAAGAGCTGTGGCAAGGCCTGGAGGAGCTACGGCTACGCCGGTTACAGGGGACCCAGGGGGCCAAAGAGGCCCCGCTCCAGCGGCTTACACCCCAGGTCACCGGTGGAGGTCAGAGCTAAAGATCCCCAGAAGGGGAGGAGCTAAACCCAGAGCTATCAGTCCCTTcaccctccctcctgcccagggGCCCAGAGAGATACACACCTGCTCCTGGCCTTGCCAGTGGGGGCTCGGAGGGCTCCCTGCCTGGCCCAGCGTGGGCAGTTTCCTctggggggagaggaggagagatggTGGTCCTGGCAACAGAACTCTCAGGCCCTCCTGGCAGGACTGGACCAGGGTGCGCTTGATCAGGAAGCGGCCATCGGGGACTGCCCTGCCCCACAAAGCTGGGCTCCAGACTGCAGGCGGGTTCCCACCCCCCGTTCCCAGCCTAGGGCAAGGGGACGCAGCCCTTCGCCTGCCCCACCTTGTGCCAGCGCGAGGTCCTTCCTCACCCCACCATGGGATCCATGGTCTATTTATTCTCCCCCAGCTCCCCTGCAACACAGACGTTATCCTGGGCCTGGggcaccctcctcccctctcctccctggccCTGTATGTCCTTGTCCCCTTTTTATTTattgggcagggggaggggtaaGGGCACAGGCAGAAAGAAGATTCCCTGTGTCCTGGGACAAGGGGGGTGGTCACAGTAACTGTGGTCTGTTCCCCTTTCCATGGCTGGGGGTAGATTTAATAAAGAGAGAAACTCACGATCTGCTTGCTTTATTTAGGGGTAGGGACAAGGGGGAGGTGAACTGATGAAGGACTGGTTCGGAAGCCAGGCAGAGGTGGGGAAGAGGCAGAAACCCCCTCTTCTCAGAGGGTTGGACCTGTTATCCTTAGTGAGGTTCAGGATATGTAGGATATACTCCAACTCTAAACCCTGTGaccagggggaggggaaggggagaaggatGGGCTAGTAGCGCGAGAGGCGACACATGTCACACTGGCAGGCCCTGGCCGTGAAGATCTCCAGCTCCTCCTTCCGGTTCCCCCCACAATGCAGCTGCACCTTCACCTGTAGGAGAGGTGGGTGTCTGTCCAGGCTCCTTTCTTAGGCCATCTTAGATCCCTGCCTCCTCTGTCTCCGCAACCCCAACGAGCCACCGCCAAGCTCAGCCCCCTCACCTTCCTCAGGCCGCTGATGGTACAGCACTGAGACACAGAGGTGATGTTATGTCGATAACCACTGGCCACCAGCACGGAGTACCGGGAAGGGAAGGCGCTGGACTCGCAGTGGCCCACACAGGCCTGTGCCACATGGGAGCCCTGGCAGGTGCCTTGGCGGTCACTTCGCACTGTCACGTTGAAGGCTAGGAGACAGGGGAGTGGTAAATGGTGCCTTGGCGAAGGCTTGCCCAGCGCCTGCCGCCTGAGCCTCACTGGGTCCCTCAAGGGTGCTGCCTGCCCCGCCTTGGTCCAATCCATCCACTCTTTGCTTCCACCCAGCTCTCTGCTCCCAGAGTCACTTACGGTGCAAGTAGCAGCCTGGGATGGCGGCCTGTCGACTCTGGCCTTCAGTGACCGCCAGGAGCAGCAGGCAGAGGAGTAGGGTTTGGGGGGACGCCATGGGCATCTGAAACACAGAGGGTGGGTAGATGTTTCTAGGTGGGTGTGCAGGTGTGGGGGAGGAGTTCTTTACATGCTGCATGCCTCTGGGTGAATGAGCCAGGCTAGGCTGGTCTGTCTGGGGTGAGGCATGCCTCGAGGGGCTGTCTTTCCCTTGGGTGTGCCTttgggtgtatgtgtatgtgcatgtatgtgtgtacccGTCTTCTCTGGATGGGTGTGAGTGTGAGCAGCTGTCCCAGTGTGACTCGCGTGTCAGCCCATTGCAGTGATTCTCCCCAGGAATCTCCTCCACCATCTGGAGCACAAACCTCCGCCTCCCTCCACCTGCCCCATCTGGGCCTGCAGGACCCTTAGCTAGAGCCCCCAGGCCCTCCCCGGGCTCTTGCTGCCTCAGCGAGCTCACCGCTTCTGAATGGATCGTTGAATGGCTCCTCGTGCCTCCTGCTGGTCTCCTGACGGTGCTGGCTCTCCGAGTTTTTATTCGCCATCATCCTGGAGCCACGCCTTCTTGGAGATCAGCTTTCAGGCCTGCCTCTCTTCTGCCCGGAGCCTCACAGCAAAACCACCTGGGAGATCCTGCTCTTCTCTGAGGTGTGGTCCTCAGAGGGTGGTTTCTGCTTTCCAGCTGTCCTACGGCTGCCTGtggcccagggctggggaagTGAGGTGTACAGAGAAGGCCAGGACCTGGCAGAGGGGGCAGTGTGTGTGCGCTTGGGGAGCGAGGGCTCTGGACTGGGCTGAGTTGTGGCCACCTGGGTTCTcttctttgctgtgtg of Bubalus bubalis isolate 160015118507 breed Murrah chromosome 5, NDDB_SH_1, whole genome shotgun sequence contains these proteins:
- the GPHA2 gene encoding glycoprotein hormone alpha-2, whose translation is MPMASPQTLLLCLLLLAVTEGQSRQAAIPGCYLHPFNVTVRSDRQGTCQGSHVAQACVGHCESSAFPSRYSVLVASGYRHNITSVSQCCTISGLRKVKVQLHCGGNRKEELEIFTARACQCDMCRLSRY